A region of the Anomalospiza imberbis isolate Cuckoo-Finch-1a 21T00152 chromosome 11, ASM3175350v1, whole genome shotgun sequence genome:
TTTGCGGCCAGCGCTGGCCACGGCTGCGAGCCCTCCGCACGCAGCGCTCCAAGCGCAGCGCGGTTCGGAGGCGCGGCCTCGGTGCGGAGGGAGGCAGCGGAGCCCGAGCCACGGCATTTCCCCGTGCCCGGCCGAGGGCTTGCGTCCCTGGGCCGGTGAGGGACCGGGACAGGACCGGGCCGGTGTGGAatgggagcggggccgggacaGCCTGGAACGGGAGCGGGCCGGGATCGGTGTGGAACGGGGCCGGGATCGGTGTGGAACGGGACCGGGCCGGTGTGGAACGGGAGCGGGCCGGTGTGGAACGGGAGCGGGCCGGGATCGGTGTGGAACGGGAGCGGGGCCGGTGTGGAACGGGGCCGGGATCCGTGTGGAACGGGAGCGGGGACGGGAACGGTGTGGAACGGGGGCGGGGCCGGTGTCGGTGTGGAACGGGAACGGGGCGGGGCCGGTGTGGAACGGGGCCGGGATCGGTGTGGAACGGGAGCGGGCCGGGCCGGTGTGGAACGGGGCCGGGATCGGTGTGGAACGGGAGCGGGGACGGGAACGGTGTGGAACGGGGGCGGGGCCGGTGTCGGTGTGGAACGGGAACGGGGCCGGGATCGGTGTGGAACGGGGGCGGGGCCGGtgtggaatgggaatggggccGGTGTCGGTGTGGAACGGGAACGGGGCCGGtgtggaatgggaatggggccGGTGTCGGTGTGGAACGGGAACGGGGCCGGGCCGGTGTGGAACCGGAACGGGATCGGTGTGGAACGGGAACGGGGCCGGGATCGGTGTGGAACGGGAACGGGGCGGGGCCGGTGTGGAACGGGGCCGGGATCGGTGTGGAACGGGAGCGGGCCGGGCCGGTGTGGAACGGGGCCGGGATCGGTGTGGAACGGGAGCGGGCCGGGCCGGTGTGGAACCGGAACGGGATCGGTGTGGAACGGGAACGGGATCGGTGTGGAACGGGAACGGGGCCGGGATCATTGTGGAACGGGAACGGGATCGGTGTGgaacgggaacagtgtggaaCGGGAACGGGATCGGTGTGGAAGGGGAACGGGGCCGGGATCGGTgtggaacgggaacgggaacggtGTGGAACGGGAACGGGATCGGTGTGGAACGGGAACGGGGCGGGGCCGGTGTGGAACGGGAACGGGGCCGGGAACGGTGTGGAACGGGGGCGGGACCGGTGTGGAACGGGGCCGGGATCGGTgtggaacgggaacgggaacggtGTGGAACGGGAACGGGATCGGTGTGGAACGGGAACGGGGCGGGGCCGGTGTGGAACGGGGGCGGGGCCGGTgtggggcggggccgggggcggggctcCCTCACAACGCCCGCCCCGCTGAGGGTGGGACCGTGCAGCACGGCACCGCCCCGTCGCGGAGCTGTCAGTCACTGCCCCGCCCAATCAGCGAGCGGCGCCGGCCCCGCGCAGCCAATGGGTGCGGGCTgtggcggcgggggcggggcgcgggcatGGCGGAGCTGAGCGGCGGCAGCGAGGCCGTGGCCGTGGCGCTGTGGCCGCCCGGGGAGGCCCCGCCGGCCTTCCAGGTACCGgggcggggacaccggggaggaGAGcggggcagggacacttccctcTGCACGGACACCTCCCTCTGCACGGACACCTCCCTCTGCAGGCCCCCCCGGCCGGGCCTTGACACCGCCGGCGATGCGGCAGCCGCTGCTTCTCCGTGCAACCTGTGCCGGGGCCtccccatcctcacagggaagggtTTGCCACGAATATCTAATGTAAATCTGCGGTCTTTTAGTTTGTATCTGTTCCTGCTTGTCCTGGAACGCCCGGGAATTTGCTTCAGTGGTACTGGAGAGTCTGTACAAACCAGACTGGAGAAGTTTGTGATAAGCCTTGAGGAGAAATCGAGCTGTGATGCGTGTAGACCCAGATCTCCCTGAACTGCGTGCTGTGCTCGTGTATTACTGAAAGGGTGGTTGAGGAACACTTCACTTGGTTTTGCGTAAAGCCGAGTGACTGAGAAGCTGAtgctcattaaaaaaagaaacttgcAGATTTACTGTCATGTTGCACAGCACCCCCAAGTGCCGGGTACAAGCTGCTGTGAAGTGTAATATTTAGTGATAGCACATCCTCCAGGCTTCTAAATAAAGCTGCATGCTGAGAAGGGAGTGGAAGTACACCCCTGGCTGTCCTTGTGTCTTGGTTTCCAGATGCAGCAGTTTCTGTCAGGTTTTGTTTTGCAACACTCCGTGGTTCTATAACCATTCACCTGCTGGGGGCATCAGTGTAATTTTGAGGATATGATTTTCTACCAGAATTAGGAGGAAGTGTGAATACAAGTTGGAGAGATACATTGAAGGTATCTTCATTTCTACCACAAATCCTGTATTTGAAATTCTGTGGCTTGAAGAGCTAGAGATTAACCTTAGAAGGAACTTATTGAGCATTTAGAAGTGTGGAGAGAATTACTTTAACAATACCTTGGTAATTCTGCAAATAAATACATCCATAAATAAATATCTTTAGTATTGCTATAAATGAAAATGGTACCTAGTAGAGTCTAatgagctgattttttttcctgctaagcatttttttttgtggccaGAGGGCTATTTTGAGAAATTCAGGCACTAATGAGACGGTCAGTTGGGTTTTGGTCTATATGGCATATCTGATTTGTATTCTTTTAAACATTTCAGacaagtttgagttggaagTTTACAGAAAAGCAAAGCGTTCACGGTTTGCATTCTGGGATCAGCCATTTACAGACACAAGCTTTTTTAAGATTCTGGTTTCGAGCGCTGCTTGCTGCCAAGGCTTTGACTGCTGTTCTCTTTGCAGTACAGCCCCGACAGCGTGGCCGGAGCGGACGGAGAGCTCGACCCCACTGAAGTCACCTTCCCGGGCTGCTCCTGCCGCAGCAGCTCCTGCGTGGCTCCCGAGTGCCCCTGCCTGAGCCGCGGGCACAACTACAGCAGCCTGCGCCTCaggctgccagagcagcaggagcagcccttcTCCAGGCCCGTGTTTGAGTGCAACagcctgtgcagctgtggggagGGCTGCCAGAACAGGCTGGTGCAGCGGGGGCTGCAGCTGCGGCTGCAGGTGTTCCGCACGcagaggaagggctggggggtGCGCGCGCTGGAGCCCGTCCCCAGGGGCAGCTTCGTGTGTGAGTACGCTGGGGAGGTGCTGGGCTTGGCTGAGGCCCAGAGGAGAATCCAGGCCCAGAGCCCTCAGGAGCCAAACTACATCATAGCAGTGAGGGAGCACCTGCACGACGGGCGGGTCATGGAGACCTTCGTGGATCCCACCCGCATCGGGAACGTGGGCAGGTTCCTGAACCACTCCTGTGAGCCCAATCTCTTCATGGTGCCAGTGAGAGTTGACTCCATGGTGCCCAGACTGGCACTTTTTGCAGCCGCTGATATTtcagctggagaggaactttcATATGATTACTCTGGAAGATTCCTTAATTCACCAGGAGCCAGCAGAGAACACAAATCTCTGGAGGAAGAGAACGGCCTGAGAAAACCTTGCTACTGTGGTTCCCGCACATGTGCTTCCTTCTTACCTTGGGACAGCTCCCTCTTTTCCACACCAGCCAGTTCTCCACAGCCTTTCAGCCTTAAACACACCTAAAAATACTGATTTCTCTAGCAGTTAAATCAAACTCATTCTGTTCCAACAAGGAAGCACATGTGGCTTTGAGGAGCACCAAAGAGAAGAGACATGGTTTCGAGAACTAATTTCATGGAAAAACCTTTTCAAGGTGGATAGTGCAAGGGATTATTGGAGCTTCAAGATGTCCCAATCTTGAAAATCAGTGACTAAGCCAGGCCTGGTGTTTTTGTCTGGTTTTCCTCTGACAGCTTGCTGTATGTTAAAGCAGCTCTCTCAGTTTGTACCCTTCGGAAAGAATTTGTACCTTTGGCACTTGTACATGGACAGGACATGATAACAGCAAGGAAAGTCACTGACAGTGGCACAAGAAAATAACACCATGAACCATGAATCTTGCAAGAAAGGCATTAGGTTCTTAAAATCCATTAAATTATTGCTTTGAAATtacttgctgtatttttttttggttccacAAAGCATAGTAACTACTAATTATTGATGTAAAAGGAAAGAGTAGCTTTAATACTTGGTGTGTCCCATGTAGCTGCATGCCCAAAGCAGCTGTGACTGACTGGCTGTTTCACTGCCATTTAGCTTTGCTGAAGTGGTGCAGGACAGCAGTCTCTGAGGAGCACAACATCCCATCCTTTTTAATCACCTCAGCCTCGAGGCTGCTCCCATCAGACCTCTGCAATCACAACAAGCAGCACATCTGTTACTGCCCAGCACGCAGTACATGCTCAGGAAGCAAATGCAGCCCCTGCAGCATGAAGCAGGATGATGCTGACAGCCTGCTGAAAGTAGAAATACCGAAGTGCATCTGAACAACAACAGATTTGTGTTCTGTGCTGAACAGCTGACAGCTGCACGAGGGTCCTTTCAGCTGCTAACTGATCCACGTTTTCACTACTCCAGGGCCAGGCAGCATTAAGCAAGGCTTGGccttccccagcacagggaaaatGTCGTTCCATTTTCTTTGCATCATCCCTGTCCGGCTCTaacagctgggcagggctttTCTGAGCATCTCCTTCCCCCCAGGGATGCACTGCCACATGGGCACATTCTGTAACTGCATGCTCCTTCACTTCCTTTCTGCAAAGATCAAGTTAAGGCAGCTTCACATAGGCTGGTTTTGATATTTAAGATGGATAAACTGCAATTCAGTTTTTTATTCATGTCACACTGTGCCATCAGCAGCACAAACCCTCAATTATTTGCTCTGGACAGTTGTATCTTTACCTGTTTCCATACCCTTTGACGTAACACACACAAGGGAGTACATCTCATGGGGATCAGCTGTTCTGCAGGTGATCAgtaacttcatttttaaattacagacAACTTTGATTTGGACCTGAAAGACTGGTGCCACTGAAGGACTGAGCTGTCACTCCCAACTCAGTGTGCTCTTTCACAAGGAATCCAGGCAAACAGCTAAAAACTGGGAGCTCTCTGTAATCCTGTCCACTCTCAAAGAGCAGTAATGATTACCAGTATTTCAATATTCATTGGGAGATTTACTTTCCTATTGAAATATGATCAGAATAATTCAAGGATGCAGCTCTGAATGAATTGAAGGTCCCCTGTTCTGGGGAGGGGGGTTAGAACAAGATGAgttttttaaggtcccttccaacccaaaccactccaatTAACCTGATACGGACCAGGGATAAAGGACATTTTGCTATTTACTCAACAAAATCCTACTTGGTGTTTCTGTTTGCTTCCTTGATACCATGCAGTGTTAACCTCTCCCATTAAAGtgccttcctgctgctgttgggGTTTAGACACAGCTGTGGGCTTATGTTAAGATAAACATTTCCACGTGATTTCTCCTTGGGTTAATCATTAAGTGTCATTTCTGTCAGTGCAGAAACCTTCCAAAGGGTTTCAGCTGCTTGCCAGAAGTAGTTGACAGGCTGAGTGGACATTAACTTCAGTCCTAGCCTCTTAGGGTTCCTGCTGTTACGGGAGGGAAACTCCCTGGATCCCATACCTTGGAATGCACAGGATtccagggcacagcctggacTGCAAGGTCTCTTGGGTAGAAGAAAGTTTTATCTGGTTTTCTCCCTGAAAAGGCAGCACATCAGCCACTTTCAGaccacagggctgggagcagattATCCAATCCACTTCCTCTTTCCCTCCTGAGAAAAGTTTCAAGATGAGTGTTACAGCATCTGCACTCCTCATTTTCAGGATGACAGCACGGTTTGTTACCTTCCTGTTATGAGTATGCACTTGGCATGATTTTGAGTAGTTAAGGAAgtgcagattaaaaaaaatccaggcacCTTTAGCAGTATCTGGTCCTTGATCACAGCCCtacagcaggagcacagctgagCCCTCTGTCCCTGCAATCCAAGCCCTCAGCCCAGGCCATTGCTGCTGCTCCCGGGAGTGACCTGATCCCAGTTATCTGCTCAGAGCAAACTCCCCAGCTCAGAACAGAGGAACAGTGTTGGACTGCTCAAAACAGCCACACTGAAGGCCTTGCAAAAACAAAGTAATTGTTAATTGAGTTCTAAACCATCCTGACAGTTATTAGTGGCCTTTTTCCATACAGCACTATACTCCACCATGCCTTGGCACTGCAGCTGCATGGGGGAGTAGACCAAAAtcctactgaaaaaaaatcccttataTCTTTCCTAGTCAAGAAACTAGGAAAGAAATAGACTTTTTGTTGTATCTGCTGAATTTCTGTTCACTTTCTCCTTCAGACTCCTTTCAGCTTCAGAGCCCCAGTCTGCCCCTCACAGCTCAGTGTGCTTTTCCACAGTGAATCCAGTCAAACAGCTCAAAAGGCTCTGGGCTTCCTTTcatcctccctcctcctttctTCTCTGAGTGCAGTAATGATTATCAATATCTCAGTATTGTGCCACGTCATGCTGTGTCCTGGGATAGATTTTTCTGCTTGCTGGGCTTACCTGGATCCCACTGGAGGCTGGTGTTTGGTGAAGGCCTGCCCAGGCATTCTCCTGTGCCATCTTTTCAACATGAAACCACTGCAGAAGGAGCTGCCACGTGATGGATTTGCATTAAACTCAAACCCAAATTATCTACAGCAAAGACAACACTGGCAAGGACCAGCACAAGTGCCAAGGCTTTTCTGAATCCACCGTTACATGCAGATCCCAAAACCAGGTTGCTTTCAATTGTTCCCATTTCCCTTCTCACTTGTTAAAATTCCTCTCCTTTTCAGTgaggaattttattttcaacaaaACAATTTAGAAATTTACCCTATTAGGTCTTAGGGCTCACAGTTCCATCTGCCATCACTTCCATGACTTTTATTCAAGTGGAATCATTAATTAGCTTCAGTTTCTAATGAGGCCAGTATTGCGTTTTCCAAGTCCCTAAGATAAGCCTACACTGCATCCAAGAAATTCAAAGGAAATTCTGTTTTTCCATCAATAAAAGTCTTTGGCATAAACAAATGCTTGATATTTTATTCAAATATGTACAAGATTTCTAATCATCATCACCCTGAGGATCATCACCCTCAGCTGCAGAAGGCACTTCCTAAAGAGCAGCAAATATCTCCCCAGGAGAAGCCCATTTCTGGACGTGATTTTCACTGCAAGTGGAAAGTAACAAAGGGCGAGCTGCCTGTGGGGAGAGCTGGCATCTCCCAGCCCTCATTCCTGATTCCTTCATTGTCTCTCAAAGCTGCCTAGAATTTCCTAACTGCCTAGAATTTCTTTGAAAGCTGTCTAGAAGTTTACAGTCTTGGATTATTTCATTTGAGTGTAGAAGCTCTacataaataaaagtaattaataAAGATCTTATCTAAAGAGGAGCTGTTGTAGTTGACAAGATGGTGATCAGTTAAGGGTTAAACTCAATAATTATGGAGGTTTTTTCCAGCCTGATTCTGGCATAAAGTAACCTTTAAAAACATGATTGGCATGTTTCTGCTCAGTTTTGTTCCAGTTGAATCCAAAACACCCTGGTCAGGCTTTAAATCCAGGCCAGACTGCTCGTGAACACAAAGGTTCTCCAAGTGCTGTTGAGTCCTGCTggtttttcttccctgagcaGGAACTCGAAGCATGGTTTTTCCATTGTGTGTCATCAGCAAGGGCCCCTGCTCACGTTTGTTCTCCCTGGGGTGGGATGCAGCCCTTCCTGTGCCCGAGGACCGTGCCCTGTCAGCGTGGCTCAGCGTGGCCCCGGGGCGGCGTCGGCGGCGCAGCGGAAGCCCAGGTTGGACGCGGAGCTGTCGGGGGTGTTCTGGCTCCGAGCTGCACAGCGGTACCTGTAGCAGTAGGACTGCACAGCAACACAGAAAAGGAACTTCTtagcacagctggggctcctcagGCAACAGCTTGTTAGATTAACAGATTAATTAGTTAGATCAATACAGCAAAACGCTGCCATCGCTGTGGGACAAATCGATGAAGTGCTAGGGATGGAAATCGCCACGTTAGAAAGGAGGGAATCCTACAGACACCAGCTGACACAAAAACTAGACTGAATGGCAAAGTGTCTGATAAAGTGTCAGCCAAGAATCTCTCCTGCTCTGGGAAAAAGCCAGAACAACCATTCAGCCTCCCCTCAGAGGCTGAGCTGTGTATCCATGTGCTAATGCCCCACTGGAATGGACAGGTACTGGCACCTGCCTGGGAACACTTCCCTGAACGAGGTGCCAGACTTTTGGATGGGATTTAAAAGGTGCAAGTTCAGGCTCTGTCGGCtctgagagggagaagagcaCCAGCACACAAAGATCAGTCTGAGCAGACGTCAGGCACCTAATAAAGAGCCCTTGTACTAACAGTAGTCACTGATTTTGTCTTGATACACAGCCTAGTTTTATCACCTACAAAAAAAGATTAGGGCAGACTAGAATCTTCACAAACCTTCAAAATGGGTCATGTTATTCATCACTGAAGA
Encoded here:
- the LOC137480891 gene encoding histone-lysine N-methyltransferase SETMAR, which produces MAELSGGSEAVAVALWPPGEAPPAFQYSPDSVAGADGELDPTEVTFPGCSCRSSSCVAPECPCLSRGHNYSSLRLRLPEQQEQPFSRPVFECNSLCSCGEGCQNRLVQRGLQLRLQVFRTQRKGWGVRALEPVPRGSFVCEYAGEVLGLAEAQRRIQAQSPQEPNYIIAVREHLHDGRVMETFVDPTRIGNVGRFLNHSCEPNLFMVPVRVDSMVPRLALFAAADISAGEELSYDYSGRFLNSPGASREHKSLEEENGLRKPCYCGSRTCASFLPWDSSLFSTPASSPQPFSLKHT